From one Halothece sp. PCC 7418 genomic stretch:
- the psbQ gene encoding photosystem II protein PsbQ, producing MINKRSILSLLLAVVAIVLVSCGGANNNTPPPTYSNEQIEQIERAATPVRQARKRLTELESLIKDKKWSDAFSLLHGPLGGLRREMTYVTRNLLPEDQKQARSYAKRLFQDIEQVDSAVEDEAYSRALESYDRALTDFDQYLNLLPEPESTETT from the coding sequence ATGATAAATAAACGCTCTATTTTATCCCTATTACTGGCAGTTGTAGCAATTGTTCTGGTCAGTTGCGGTGGAGCAAATAATAACACTCCCCCTCCCACCTACAGCAACGAACAAATCGAACAGATTGAGCGAGCAGCCACCCCCGTGAGACAAGCCCGAAAACGTCTGACGGAACTGGAATCCCTAATCAAGGACAAAAAATGGTCGGATGCGTTTAGCTTACTTCATGGTCCTTTAGGCGGTCTGCGTCGTGAGATGACCTATGTCACTCGGAACTTACTACCAGAAGATCAAAAACAAGCGCGGAGCTATGCCAAACGGTTGTTTCAAGATATAGAACAGGTTGACTCGGCGGTAGAAGACGAAGCCTATTCCCGAGCGTTAGAAAGTTACGATCGCGCTCTGACTGATTTCGATCAATACCTCAACTTGCTTCCCGAACCAGAATCAACGGAAACAACATGA
- a CDS encoding bacteriohemerythrin has translation MKIAFWRAEYETGFSTVDEQHQHLFDIINRLHEAMSKGHGKDIIKETLDEMLDYTVEHFANEEKLMLHYDYPNYKEHKKIHDSLTQQVREISEKFANGDRFVTIELSHFLTQWLIHHIKGQDQKMIRFFREKNVLEPEMSAV, from the coding sequence ATGAAAATTGCATTTTGGCGAGCCGAATATGAAACGGGATTTAGTACAGTTGATGAACAACATCAACATTTATTCGATATTATTAATCGCCTGCATGAAGCCATGTCTAAGGGTCATGGTAAAGATATCATTAAAGAAACCTTAGATGAAATGCTTGACTATACCGTAGAACATTTTGCCAATGAAGAAAAGTTGATGCTTCACTATGATTACCCTAACTATAAAGAACACAAAAAGATTCATGATAGCCTGACGCAACAAGTCAGGGAAATTTCAGAAAAGTTTGCGAATGGGGATCGCTTTGTTACGATTGAACTCTCTCATTTTTTAACGCAATGGTTGATTCATCATATTAAAGGTCAAGATCAAAAAATGATTCGGTTTTTCCGAGAAAAGAATGTTTTAGAACCAGAAATGAGTGCTGTTTAA
- a CDS encoding response regulator — MNQEDLEMQNRSEQRLTCNRIFRHLIFYHLQKFTGKIKVSSTHGEEWSFYFLLGNLTWASGGSYPLRRWRRQFYAATGKLPNLDNLDWNAESWDCTELRILSENNSLAIEQVQTILKGTLREVLFDVVQAFEAPIYQYLGCPQTVISLSQLTGIGDGMNLEVQEGVTPDRYYRLPRSLFPNIKGLQERTYENWKKWLKLGLSQVSPNEAPFLLEPEELKKRVSQKVYQNMEKGLQGKTSLRDLAFKFKKNSDFFTIASAVAPYYQEGLITFNPIKDLSVYNAEKQKYSTFTLSEKNKEESFLFVIDSSRKNQSLLSAIAQRQGSQFQAMNDGIDALQKMVYNPFARPKIIFASYEMGIIKPQEFCAIIRRVELIRSVPIVVYTKRPISNQDAEEVLYAGANELITENSLTPSYVNSIIKKYQHPKSDPKNQSKQTIIQGGTSSHFRLTPNQTSFSMFAS; from the coding sequence ATGAACCAAGAAGATTTAGAGATGCAAAACCGATCTGAACAACGTTTAACTTGTAACCGTATTTTTCGCCATCTAATTTTTTATCACTTACAGAAATTTACAGGAAAAATTAAAGTTTCGAGTACCCACGGAGAAGAATGGAGCTTTTATTTTTTGCTAGGAAACTTAACTTGGGCAAGTGGTGGGAGCTATCCCTTACGACGGTGGCGGAGACAATTTTATGCTGCAACAGGAAAACTACCTAATCTTGATAATTTAGACTGGAATGCTGAATCTTGGGATTGTACAGAATTGAGGATTTTAAGTGAGAATAATAGTCTGGCGATTGAACAAGTGCAAACCATTCTTAAGGGCACTTTGAGAGAGGTTTTGTTTGATGTCGTACAGGCTTTTGAAGCCCCCATCTACCAATATCTGGGTTGTCCTCAAACCGTGATTTCACTTTCCCAATTAACTGGAATTGGCGATGGCATGAATTTAGAAGTCCAAGAAGGGGTAACTCCAGACCGTTATTATCGTTTACCTCGTAGCCTATTTCCGAATATTAAAGGCTTACAAGAAAGGACTTATGAAAATTGGAAAAAGTGGCTCAAATTGGGATTGTCTCAAGTTTCTCCCAATGAAGCTCCCTTTTTACTAGAGCCTGAAGAACTAAAAAAGCGGGTTTCTCAGAAAGTTTATCAAAATATGGAAAAAGGTTTGCAGGGAAAAACCTCTCTAAGAGATTTAGCTTTTAAGTTTAAAAAGAATAGCGATTTTTTTACCATTGCTTCTGCTGTTGCTCCCTATTATCAAGAAGGATTGATTACCTTTAATCCCATCAAGGATTTATCGGTTTATAATGCGGAAAAACAAAAGTATTCAACCTTTACCTTATCAGAAAAAAACAAGGAAGAGTCTTTCCTATTTGTCATTGATTCTAGTCGTAAGAATCAGTCTTTGCTAAGCGCGATCGCGCAACGACAAGGATCTCAATTTCAAGCGATGAATGATGGGATCGATGCTCTTCAAAAGATGGTTTATAATCCGTTTGCTCGCCCAAAAATTATCTTTGCTAGCTACGAAATGGGAATCATTAAACCACAAGAATTCTGTGCTATTATCCGCCGAGTTGAATTAATACGATCAGTTCCCATTGTGGTTTATACGAAACGTCCAATTTCTAATCAAGACGCGGAAGAAGTCCTCTATGCTGGAGCAAACGAATTAATTACTGAAAATTCCTTGACACCCAGTTACGTCAACTCAATCATTAAAAAATATCAGCACCCCAAATCAGATCCCAAAAACCAAAGTAAGCAAACTATTATTCAAGGAGGAACCTCTTCCCACTTTCGCTTAACTCCTAATCAGACCAGTTTCTCAATGTTCGCCTCTTAA
- a CDS encoding bacteriohemerythrin — protein sequence MKMELWQLECETGFDSIDEQHQYLFDVVNRLHDAMSQGEEKNIIQEILKEMIDYTVDHFADEEKLMLQYDYPNYKEHKEAHNHLTQQLHEISEKLSNGDSFVTMELSYFLTQWLTHTIKGQDQKMICFLQEKKVLDETTTSV from the coding sequence ATGAAAATGGAATTGTGGCAATTGGAATGTGAAACGGGTTTCGATAGTATTGATGAACAACATCAATATTTATTTGATGTCGTTAATCGCTTACATGACGCGATGTCTCAGGGAGAGGAAAAAAATATTATTCAAGAAATCTTAAAGGAAATGATTGACTACACTGTTGATCATTTTGCTGACGAAGAAAAGTTAATGCTTCAGTATGACTACCCTAACTATAAAGAGCATAAAGAAGCTCATAACCACTTGACTCAGCAATTGCACGAAATTTCAGAAAAGTTATCTAATGGAGATTCGTTTGTTACGATGGAACTTTCTTACTTTTTAACCCAATGGTTGACTCATACCATTAAAGGTCAAGATCAAAAAATGATTTGTTTTCTCCAAGAAAAAAAGGTCTTAGATGAAACAACAACGTCGGTTTAA
- a CDS encoding UbiA family prenyltransferase → MTLKIPQKGDGWRDWNPSRLRDRALEFLIYPSIWVAAALASLTAFAQGMMGLETDWRPILFIFLVALIPYNLDRLFDAYVQQSRNAKAQAYFRSNFGLLGLLGCAIAGVLVLLWFAPTAVRYVSLAVVFPLVYGAPIFPIRREKQWRWYRLKDIPGAKAWIVCTIITYGAIALPLAYAGSAFDLRAGLTTGFIFAFEGSNANLFDIRDLESDAKKGVLTLPLMVGIQGTRIILTIMNCLMLAILIGYGGTLILPFYPAIFSANSIMLILIWTVNEDTPLLFYDFIIDGSLFLPLIVKFI, encoded by the coding sequence ATGACGCTCAAGATTCCTCAGAAAGGAGATGGCTGGCGTGATTGGAATCCGTCTCGCCTGCGCGATCGCGCTTTAGAATTTCTCATCTATCCTAGTATTTGGGTAGCAGCAGCCTTAGCTTCCCTAACCGCCTTCGCCCAAGGGATGATGGGCTTAGAAACCGACTGGCGACCGATCTTATTTATTTTCCTCGTTGCGCTGATTCCCTACAACTTAGACCGTTTATTTGATGCTTATGTGCAACAAAGCCGTAATGCGAAAGCACAAGCCTATTTTCGCTCTAATTTTGGGCTTTTAGGATTACTAGGATGTGCCATTGCTGGTGTACTGGTTTTACTCTGGTTTGCGCCCACTGCGGTTCGTTATGTCAGTTTAGCGGTTGTATTTCCCTTGGTTTATGGCGCACCGATTTTTCCGATCCGACGTGAGAAACAATGGCGTTGGTATCGGCTGAAAGATATTCCGGGGGCAAAGGCTTGGATTGTTTGTACCATTATTACCTATGGCGCGATCGCGCTGCCTTTAGCTTATGCGGGAAGTGCATTTGATTTAAGGGCTGGACTCACCACGGGTTTTATTTTCGCCTTTGAAGGATCAAATGCCAACTTATTTGATATTCGAGATTTAGAATCCGATGCCAAAAAAGGCGTTTTAACCTTACCCTTAATGGTCGGTATTCAGGGGACGCGAATCATTCTCACGATTATGAATTGTCTGATGTTAGCAATTTTAATCGGCTACGGCGGAACCTTAATTTTACCCTTTTATCCAGCCATCTTCAGCGCAAATAGTATCATGCTGATTCTCATCTGGACAGTAAATGAAGACACCCCGCTTTTATTTTACGATTTTATTATTGATGGGTCGTTATTTCTTCCCCTCATCGTTAAATTTATATAA
- a CDS encoding FkbM family methyltransferase, with protein sequence MRVEACCQSLLKEILPSVDPYREGVCLDVGVGDFAFYCDLFSRLGFSTIAIEPSPNKKLRRICKQNSIQLLECCLSNHNGMQRLHLGRFAYLGDRNFNSLEAEWFASSQQTKLVSTINLSKLINLTGIEEITCLKLDIEGWEVVVIEQIKALPPSQLPKIVMFEYGGGSRRYHGKKGWSPKFLSGTMKCLETLQKHGYGFSIMIDYAPNAKPNIFDLQSLTLDPDTLFIPNAVYGNIISFRGFAYSESAITKITNPYNGKWLNWLIERLITN encoded by the coding sequence ATGCGCGTTGAAGCCTGCTGTCAAAGTTTGTTGAAAGAAATTCTGCCAAGCGTTGATCCCTACCGAGAAGGAGTCTGTCTAGATGTTGGAGTAGGAGATTTTGCATTTTATTGTGATTTATTTTCTCGATTAGGTTTTTCTACAATTGCAATTGAACCGTCTCCTAATAAAAAACTACGACGCATTTGCAAACAGAATTCAATTCAATTATTAGAATGTTGTTTATCTAATCACAATGGTATGCAAAGGCTACATTTAGGAAGGTTTGCATATTTAGGTGATAGAAATTTTAATTCTCTAGAAGCAGAATGGTTTGCTTCTTCTCAACAAACTAAATTAGTTTCTACGATTAATTTATCAAAGCTAATAAATCTAACTGGAATCGAAGAAATTACTTGCTTAAAACTAGATATTGAAGGTTGGGAAGTCGTTGTCATTGAACAAATTAAAGCACTCCCTCCCTCTCAATTACCGAAGATAGTTATGTTTGAGTATGGAGGAGGAAGCCGTCGCTATCATGGAAAAAAAGGTTGGTCACCTAAATTTCTTAGCGGAACCATGAAATGCTTAGAAACATTACAAAAGCATGGCTATGGGTTTAGCATTATGATTGATTACGCCCCTAATGCAAAACCAAACATTTTTGATTTGCAATCTCTTACCTTAGATCCCGATACCCTCTTTATTCCCAATGCCGTTTATGGAAATATTATTAGTTTCCGTGGTTTCGCTTATTCTGAAAGTGCAATTACTAAGATCACGAATCCTTATAACGGTAAATGGCTCAATTGGCTCATAGAAAGATTGATAACGAATTAG
- the chlG gene encoding chlorophyll synthase ChlG gives MSESTPSEMPEQQENRSGKTRQMLGMKGAATGETSIWKIRLQLMKPITWIPLIWGVICGAASSGNFHWQIEDLIKVVTCMLLSGPLMTGYTQTLNDFYDREIDAINEPYRPIPSGAISVPQVVTQILILLGAGLAIAFALDQWGGNAYPKITIITVIGTFLAFIYSAPPLKLKQNGWLGNYALGASYIALPWWAGHSLFGDLNLTIIVLTLIYSMAGLGIAVVNDFKSVEGDRELGLKSLPVMFGVGGAAWISVLMIDTFQLGIAGYLMSIHENLYATLLVLLVIPQITFQDMYFLRSPLENDVKYQASAQPFLVFGMLVTGLALGHSGI, from the coding sequence ATGTCTGAATCCACTCCTTCTGAAATGCCAGAACAACAAGAAAACCGCTCTGGAAAAACCCGCCAGATGTTGGGAATGAAAGGGGCTGCTACGGGGGAGACTTCCATTTGGAAAATTCGCCTGCAACTGATGAAACCCATCACATGGATTCCCTTAATCTGGGGTGTCATTTGTGGGGCTGCTTCTTCTGGAAACTTCCATTGGCAAATAGAAGATCTGATCAAAGTGGTCACTTGTATGCTGCTTTCGGGTCCTTTGATGACGGGTTACACGCAAACCCTCAATGATTTTTACGATCGCGAAATTGATGCCATTAATGAACCTTATCGCCCCATTCCTTCTGGCGCAATTTCAGTGCCACAGGTGGTTACGCAAATTCTGATCTTGTTAGGGGCAGGGCTCGCGATCGCGTTTGCATTAGATCAATGGGGCGGGAATGCCTATCCTAAAATCACTATTATTACCGTCATTGGCACATTTCTCGCCTTCATCTACTCCGCGCCTCCCCTCAAACTCAAACAGAATGGTTGGTTAGGCAACTACGCCCTTGGAGCCAGTTATATCGCATTGCCGTGGTGGGCTGGACATTCACTGTTTGGCGATTTAAATCTAACCATCATTGTTCTGACACTGATTTACAGTATGGCAGGTTTGGGCATTGCAGTTGTCAATGACTTTAAGAGTGTGGAAGGCGATCGCGAACTCGGTCTAAAATCGCTTCCGGTTATGTTTGGAGTCGGCGGTGCAGCCTGGATTAGTGTCTTGATGATTGATACCTTCCAACTGGGAATTGCAGGCTACTTAATGAGTATTCACGAAAACCTCTATGCCACGCTTCTCGTCTTGCTGGTAATTCCTCAAATTACCTTCCAAGATATGTATTTCTTGCGCTCTCCCCTAGAAAACGATGTCAAATACCAAGCCAGCGCCCAGCCTTTTCTTGTCTTCGGAATGCTAGTAACCGGTTTAGCACTGGGACACTCTGGGATTTAA
- a CDS encoding FAD-binding oxidoreductase, translating to MKRVLIIGGGIVGATIAYELSPSSDFDLTIIDQDAPAQASTGAALGILMGIISQKTKGRAWQLRETSLQRYPHLLEELREQTGNAIPHCQGLIHLCFSSEEMAKWQELVKLRHQQGWTLEVWDLEKLQTACPDLKTTGIIGAVYSPQDLQVQPQVLTQTLIQACQKKGVNCDWGVEATGVSVSNTDDHGECYTIETNRGTYEADCLIIAAGLGSFPLTRHLEQPIELRPVLGQAMRVRLPASLKLPTVVTGDDVHIVPLGNQEYWVGATVEFPDQPVTTPLDKVWEKAVQFCPALATGEILETWSGKRPRPEGQGAPVIQYLEGYQNVIAATGHYRNGVLLAPATARQVKEMVYESLQPSLR from the coding sequence ATGAAGCGTGTTTTAATTATTGGCGGTGGTATTGTTGGCGCAACCATCGCCTACGAACTGAGCCCGTCCTCTGACTTTGACCTGACAATCATCGATCAAGATGCCCCAGCACAAGCCTCAACAGGGGCAGCACTGGGAATTTTAATGGGCATCATCAGCCAGAAAACAAAGGGACGCGCTTGGCAACTGCGAGAAACCAGTCTGCAACGCTATCCCCACTTATTAGAAGAGTTGAGGGAACAAACAGGAAATGCTATCCCTCATTGTCAGGGCTTAATTCATCTTTGCTTTTCCTCAGAAGAGATGGCAAAATGGCAAGAACTCGTCAAGTTACGTCATCAACAGGGTTGGACATTAGAAGTTTGGGATCTTGAAAAACTGCAAACTGCTTGTCCCGATCTCAAGACAACTGGAATCATCGGAGCAGTGTATTCTCCCCAAGACTTACAAGTTCAGCCCCAAGTTCTAACCCAAACCTTAATTCAAGCCTGTCAGAAAAAGGGAGTTAACTGTGACTGGGGAGTCGAAGCAACTGGGGTCTCTGTGAGTAACACGGACGATCATGGCGAATGTTATACCATCGAGACCAATCGCGGAACGTATGAAGCCGATTGCCTCATTATTGCAGCAGGATTAGGATCATTTCCTCTCACTCGTCACTTAGAACAACCGATCGAGTTGCGCCCCGTCTTAGGACAAGCGATGCGAGTGCGTCTTCCTGCATCCTTAAAATTACCGACAGTGGTCACAGGGGATGATGTTCATATTGTTCCCTTGGGAAATCAGGAGTATTGGGTCGGCGCGACCGTAGAATTTCCTGATCAACCCGTCACTACTCCCCTTGATAAAGTATGGGAAAAAGCCGTGCAATTTTGTCCAGCTTTAGCAACAGGAGAAATCTTAGAAACATGGTCGGGCAAACGTCCACGACCCGAAGGACAAGGCGCACCCGTCATTCAATATTTAGAGGGATATCAAAATGTGATTGCTGCGACAGGGCATTATCGGAATGGGGTTTTACTTGCCCCTGCAACCGCGAGACAGGTGAAAGAGATGGTCTATGAATCCTTGCAGCCATCGCTAAGATGA
- a CDS encoding DnaJ C-terminal domain-containing protein, with product MAKTDFKDYYSILGVNKNASDSDIKKAYRKLALKYHPDRNPDDQEAENRFKEVNEAYEVLSDPEKRKKYDQFGQYWQQADQFQQQGGAGTRTRTTGFGTDMGGFDFSQYGSFEEFIDELLGRFSTTGGGRTRYKYQTSPGGTGFSDFSSGFGTSTTVGADAEATIRLSFSEAFRGVQKRLSVGNEVINVRIPGGAKPGSRIRVPGKGKASPYGQQRGDLYLNVELQPHSFFRFEDDHLICEVPITPDEAVLGGEIEVPTPDGKVSVKVPAGIRSGQSLRLRGKGWTKPKGERGDLFVRVNITIPKNISQTERDLYEKIRANRKEDPRKDIKNVRL from the coding sequence ATGGCAAAAACAGACTTCAAGGACTATTATTCCATTTTGGGCGTGAATAAAAACGCCAGCGATAGTGATATCAAAAAAGCCTATCGTAAACTTGCCCTAAAATACCACCCCGATCGCAATCCCGATGATCAAGAAGCGGAAAACCGCTTTAAGGAAGTGAATGAAGCCTACGAAGTGCTCTCTGATCCCGAAAAGCGGAAGAAATATGATCAATTTGGTCAATATTGGCAACAAGCGGATCAGTTTCAACAACAGGGTGGTGCTGGTACGCGCACACGCACCACTGGCTTTGGAACAGATATGGGTGGCTTTGACTTTAGCCAGTATGGCAGCTTTGAAGAATTTATTGATGAACTGCTTGGACGCTTTAGCACGACTGGCGGTGGACGGACTCGCTACAAATATCAAACGTCCCCTGGTGGCACTGGTTTCAGTGACTTTAGCAGTGGTTTCGGGACAAGTACGACTGTTGGTGCAGATGCAGAAGCCACCATTCGTCTCAGTTTTAGTGAAGCCTTCCGTGGTGTGCAAAAACGCCTGAGTGTTGGGAATGAGGTGATTAATGTTCGCATTCCAGGAGGGGCAAAACCAGGGAGTCGCATTCGGGTGCCTGGAAAAGGAAAAGCCAGTCCTTACGGTCAGCAAAGAGGGGATTTATACTTAAATGTTGAACTGCAACCCCATTCTTTCTTTCGGTTTGAAGATGACCATTTAATTTGTGAAGTGCCGATTACTCCCGATGAAGCAGTGTTAGGCGGAGAAATTGAAGTGCCCACTCCTGATGGGAAGGTATCGGTGAAAGTTCCAGCTGGGATTCGGTCAGGACAATCGCTTAGACTGCGGGGGAAAGGTTGGACAAAACCGAAAGGCGAACGCGGGGATTTGTTTGTGCGCGTTAATATCACCATTCCCAAAAATATTAGTCAGACGGAACGGGATTTATATGAGAAAATTCGCGCTAACCGCAAGGAAGATCCCAGAAAAGACATTAAGAATGTCCGATTATGA
- a CDS encoding alpha/beta fold hydrolase — protein MTQIETQTLTIDTQEWFYRQATPRNETEQTPIVLLHGLLAHSYCWRVLLEDIAEAGLTAYAPDWLGEGASSKPSQREFSYQPSAFLTALEEFFAELNLSRFHLVIQGFVGSVGLQYAFRHPEQIERLVILNTPLSSSVRLPWLMRRWGFPLMGEMLTQDPLLVDRTLETGSGYVISDENLGIYRQPFLKNSKAGRSLVATIKNLNLSDAMTEIEAGWSNWEKPTQIIWGMDDPWLSSDIPAAIAQEHQNVNLAKLEEAKHYPQEHWSDEISPILLMFLRQQIV, from the coding sequence ATGACTCAAATCGAAACTCAAACCCTAACTATTGATACTCAAGAATGGTTTTATCGCCAAGCCACTCCAAGAAATGAAACCGAACAGACTCCAATTGTCTTATTACATGGACTGCTTGCTCACAGCTATTGTTGGCGCGTCTTGTTAGAAGATATTGCTGAGGCTGGACTCACTGCTTATGCGCCAGACTGGTTGGGAGAAGGCGCATCGAGCAAACCTTCGCAACGAGAATTTTCTTATCAACCTTCAGCATTTCTAACCGCGTTAGAAGAATTCTTTGCTGAGTTAAACCTTTCTCGGTTTCACCTTGTCATACAGGGCTTTGTCGGTTCAGTCGGCTTACAATATGCCTTTCGTCATCCCGAACAAATTGAACGTTTAGTCATCCTCAATACCCCACTCTCGTCATCAGTTCGTCTCCCTTGGCTGATGCGTCGTTGGGGCTTCCCCTTGATGGGAGAGATGTTAACCCAAGATCCCTTACTGGTTGATCGGACATTAGAAACCGGGAGTGGTTACGTGATCTCTGATGAAAATTTAGGAATTTATCGCCAACCTTTTTTGAAAAACTCAAAAGCGGGACGTTCACTAGTGGCGACCATTAAAAACTTAAATTTATCAGATGCGATGACGGAAATTGAAGCAGGTTGGAGCAATTGGGAGAAACCAACCCAAATCATCTGGGGAATGGATGATCCGTGGTTATCGTCGGATATTCCAGCAGCGATCGCGCAAGAGCATCAAAATGTGAATTTAGCCAAATTAGAAGAAGCCAAGCATTATCCCCAAGAACACTGGTCAGATGAAATTAGTCCGATTCTACTAATGTTTCTCCGTCAACAAATCGTTTAG
- a CDS encoding nucleotidyltransferase domain-containing protein yields the protein MLDKEEQRKWRSRRVKQYLSRLPFAQYRAIIFGSVARGDFIRDSDTDLLIISNEFPPSMKGRLDILFDLRDETPEIEPIGWREEEYQARKAQGDPFIQVLETEGVNWDQWLN from the coding sequence ATGCTCGATAAAGAAGAACAACGAAAATGGCGATCGCGCCGTGTTAAACAATACCTTTCTCGGCTTCCTTTCGCCCAATACCGAGCGATTATTTTTGGTTCAGTGGCAAGAGGAGACTTTATTCGAGACAGTGATACTGATTTGTTGATTATTAGTAACGAGTTTCCCCCCTCGATGAAAGGGAGATTGGATATTTTATTTGATCTTCGCGATGAAACTCCAGAAATTGAACCCATCGGTTGGCGGGAAGAGGAATATCAAGCCCGGAAAGCCCAAGGAGATCCCTTTATTCAAGTGCTGGAAACTGAAGGAGTCAATTGGGATCAGTGGTTAAATTAA
- a CDS encoding HAD-IA family hydrolase has protein sequence MMTLIFDVDGTLAETERYGHRVAFNRAFAEAGLNWFWSESLYGELLEISGGKERIRYYMTHYLPDAISPEETLIQDLHSAKNRYYRQVLGEGGIPLRPGVKRLITEAYEAGIPCAIATTSALENTVALLETHLGTTAYFRAIAAGDVVADKKPAPDIYHYVLQQLNVMAADALVFEDSQPGLTAATQAGLKTVVTVNDYTAHQDFSNAILVISDLGEPNQPFTIYSDQNSLDQTYFNLDLAQRLLQFH, from the coding sequence ATGATGACTCTCATTTTTGATGTTGATGGCACTCTGGCGGAAACCGAACGTTACGGTCATCGCGTTGCGTTTAATCGGGCGTTCGCTGAAGCGGGGTTAAACTGGTTTTGGTCAGAGTCCTTGTATGGTGAGTTACTAGAGATTTCTGGGGGAAAAGAGCGGATTCGTTACTATATGACCCATTATCTCCCCGATGCGATCTCTCCAGAAGAGACATTGATCCAAGATCTGCATAGTGCCAAAAATCGTTATTATCGCCAAGTTTTAGGGGAAGGGGGGATTCCCTTACGCCCTGGAGTCAAACGGTTGATTACTGAGGCTTATGAAGCAGGGATTCCATGCGCGATCGCGACCACTAGTGCTTTAGAAAATACGGTCGCCCTCCTAGAAACCCATTTGGGAACGACTGCTTATTTTCGCGCGATCGCTGCGGGCGATGTTGTTGCTGACAAAAAACCAGCCCCCGACATTTATCACTATGTTTTACAACAGTTAAATGTAATGGCTGCTGATGCTTTAGTGTTTGAGGATTCACAGCCTGGTCTCACCGCAGCAACACAAGCGGGTCTCAAAACAGTGGTTACGGTTAATGATTATACGGCTCACCAAGACTTTTCTAATGCAATTTTAGTCATCAGTGATTTGGGAGAACCGAATCAACCCTTTACTATTTACTCGGATCAGAACTCCCTTGATCAGACTTATTTTAATCTCGATTTAGCCCAACGCCTGCTCCAGTTCCATTAA
- a CDS encoding HEPN domain-containing protein, whose protein sequence is MKQQEWNRYLKQAKHTLASARRDCTAEDFDWACFKAHQAGELILKGWLRSTDHFVTGHSIVNLLEQLKPEIEVPPTLQKCARELDKVYIPSRYPDAYIEGAPIDFYDQADAGASIDCVEKILEFIENLANHAR, encoded by the coding sequence ATGAAACAGCAAGAGTGGAACCGATATCTCAAACAAGCGAAACATACTCTTGCTTCGGCGAGGCGGGATTGCACAGCAGAAGATTTTGATTGGGCTTGTTTTAAGGCACATCAAGCAGGTGAATTAATTCTTAAAGGATGGCTACGAAGTACGGATCATTTTGTTACGGGTCATTCCATTGTCAACTTATTAGAACAACTCAAACCAGAAATCGAAGTTCCTCCAACCTTGCAAAAATGTGCTCGTGAATTAGATAAAGTTTATATTCCCAGTCGTTATCCTGACGCTTATATTGAAGGTGCTCCTATTGATTTTTATGATCAAGCCGATGCTGGAGCCAGTATTGATTGTGTCGAAAAAATTTTAGAATTTATTGAAAACTTAGCTAACCATGCTCGATAA
- a CDS encoding bacteriohemerythrin, with protein sequence MKIAFWRSEYETGFDTVDQQHQHLFDIINRLHEAMSSGHGREVIEETLEEMINYTIEHFSTEEKLMIKAHYPLYKEHKQIHDQLTQEVQEIAEKVAQREHLITVEVSHFLTQWLIHHIKGEDLKMIRFLREKNVLEPEMSAV encoded by the coding sequence ATGAAAATTGCATTTTGGCGATCAGAGTATGAAACTGGGTTTGACACCGTTGATCAACAACATCAACACTTGTTTGACATTATCAACCGTCTCCATGAAGCCATGTCTAGTGGTCATGGACGGGAAGTTATTGAAGAAACATTAGAGGAAATGATCAATTACACCATAGAACATTTCTCCACGGAAGAAAAGCTCATGATTAAAGCCCATTATCCCTTGTACAAAGAACATAAACAAATTCATGATCAACTAACCCAAGAAGTACAAGAAATTGCGGAAAAAGTGGCTCAACGGGAACATTTAATCACCGTAGAAGTTTCACATTTTTTAACACAATGGTTGATTCACCATATTAAAGGGGAAGACTTAAAAATGATTCGGTTTCTCCGAGAAAAGAATGTTTTAGAACCAGAGATGAGTGCTGTTTAG